The Bacteroidota bacterium sequence ATCGCCCATGAATACCTGGGCAGGATAAGCGTTGTACCATAGAAAACCCACGCAGGCTCCAACGAAAGCAGCGATGAACACCACCAACTCGCCTGCATTTGGGATATACATAATGTTCAGATAATTCGCGAACACTGTATTACCGGAGACATATGCCAAAATGCCGAGTGTAGCTCCGATAATTGCCGATGTCCCTGTTGCCAACCCATCGATTCCGTCGGTGATATTGGCTCCGTTCGAAACTGCTGTTATAATCAGAATGACAACCGGAATAAAAATGAGCCATGACCAGCGACGATAATCCGGTCCCATCCATTTCAGGAAGGACGCATAATCAAACTCGTGACTCTTTACAAAAGGAATTGTGGTCTTGGTGCTCTTCACGGACTGAGGAGAAACAAGAATATTTTCATTCTGACGAATATTCTCAATAACATTTGTCGCTTCGGTGTGCAGACGAATTTCACTCTTACTCGATTTCTCTTTTACAACAACATATGGATTGAAATATAGAGTGCAACCGATAATAAGTCCCAACCCAACCTGTCCCATAATTTTAAAACGACCGGCAAGTCCAGCTTTATCTTTTTTGAAAACCTTGATGTAGTCATCAATAAAACCTATCAGACCAAGCCATACAGTTGTAACGATCATGATGATGACATACACATTGAGCAATCGGGCAAATAATAATGTCGGAATGAGAATCGCGCCGAGCATGATCAAACCGCCCATGGTTGGCGTTCCCTGCTTTTCTTTTTGTCCATCAAGACCTAAGTCACGCACAGTCTCTCCAACCTGCATGCGATGCAGGTATTTGATAATGCTCTTACCAAAAATCAACGCGATGATGAGCGACGTAATGATCGCCAATGCTGCTCTGAACGAGATATACTGGAACACTCC is a genomic window containing:
- a CDS encoding phospho-N-acetylmuramoyl-pentapeptide-transferase, producing MLYYLFAYLHKEFDLPGAGVFQYISFRAALAIITSLIIALIFGKSIIKYLHRMQVGETVRDLGLDGQKEKQGTPTMGGLIMLGAILIPTLLFARLLNVYVIIMIVTTVWLGLIGFIDDYIKVFKKDKAGLAGRFKIMGQVGLGLIIGCTLYFNPYVVVKEKSSKSEIRLHTEATNVIENIRQNENILVSPQSVKSTKTTIPFVKSHEFDYASFLKWMGPDYRRWSWLIFIPVVILIITAVSNGANITDGIDGLATGTSAIIGATLGILAYVSGNTVFANYLNIMYIPNAGELVVFIAAFVGACVGFLWYNAYPAQVFMGDTGSLALGGIIATFAIAIRKELLIPVLCGIFVVENLSVMIQVSYFKYTKKKYGEGRRIFKMSPLHHHYQKLGYHEAKIVSRFWIIGIMLAIFTVVTLKLR